One region of Thunnus albacares chromosome 20, fThuAlb1.1, whole genome shotgun sequence genomic DNA includes:
- the LOC122971500 gene encoding proline-rich protein 12-like isoform X3: MNLISALESRGPQPPPSASSLLSQFRTPSWQTAMHTPAPPELFISGALPGSGSFPSSSALSAYQHPASFSSRSFPTASLSLQDTPTFSPTSNGLLSPHDPLLHIKAPSQSSLGFDRLLSSQGAAAAAYRGSQDPTGATSAQASSARHLQSHQFNLLSSQLQDQSSQLYNASVFSSAQPQPQSQSQSNSAQERAVPRQDSVIKHYQRPTPAQSQLSSSAAHSLQHYLSCGGAGYQQIATHHRHAGLSCSPLGDQSPSSDHKATSRTEQYRPIIQPPYSSSSSSSSSSAGKGTKSSSSSGYSSASSASSSRTPHTPPSASSTSSSSSSSSATSGAHPSNSIPTSSSTAAPSRQQPPPQPAPPPPAPQQQQPPPTSTSAPQSLPKSCLSGYGSPVPPVKTPTSALTGQTPPQQQTQSYSPNQPPTSHLAQSYGGFSSPQAQDLSSGTGGKGYGSLGGRSQSYSTDIYGADSAYGSLPSSLGGAGSPSLGYGAPGHSPALLRSSGSSGSGASGGGSSSGTGSGNSGSGGGAGNSMTNERGGGGSGGGSYHIPDSSPSPSGNSGIIRPGLHSPVPTCPTQSPGGAGSNKYISSVLSPTFLASPQGYPDTRGPSSQPQSYHSTSSKTKADTSMLGVGSQRSQEEVDDDDEFLIQHLLQAQASPGPQAAHHHPQQSQQTSQQTQPQPQSVPPTTDAGKGLSYDMGKSSEERYHPQSVIRTHSATSSAGVGNAGSGGSIPGLENQLEMSLKKQQQQHQQQHHHQQQQQQQRNERSVGSSRSSGGRGSAEQVHSHLHHHDNLGSVVHYGRGDPYTQHSLAPQHSSHSQHVSSHSQIPSRTQMELQKKPQERAEIPYARKTPEVQQQHSQSQAAGSLMDSPTDQSRQPPHLLQSVLSHTTRNKLEPHQQHHKMDSHQQHQQQHHKMDSHRQHQPHQQHPKMDSHPQHQQHQKMDTHQHQQHHKIDSHSQHQQHHKMDSHPQQQQHSISQQQAVMDSAGGRLGSSKHQAQSQSQTTQLQLQLQSQALEVAAAHYNHGPPTHPHEQSQVKQSSVVSSLDMLERSLSQTSSTDVAVAEDRRGGGGSGGRSGANNERLRQQQQEQQQRQHPSHHQPQQSHHSQQHSASELHSFLSEPDIGLSTPSHMHHLSQHHPQQQQQQQHPSSQHQQTHSHHPHTQAHPQPQTPHPHHIPPPSASAHSQPQPDPQQPLSSQLTPQQSQLDQQRSEQHQFDTVSPVEKADQNQQSNRFVPLTSICFPDSLLQDEDRSFFPGMEDMFCADDYKSSCAGGGGPGQEEMNESHTGQEGMDSMKAGQSGGGAGGSSGASYDIMGHHGGDQGYEQYCHGLEEPSNNTMTLDLDSLKTHELPSTVNTEQLGLIQSQAPAMGMGSNNAGPNNSGAKLSAGPGGTSAGAGSGGLQSPIFCSSRPKKLLKSSSFHLLKERRDPNTLPKKSYAQEYEFEDDEDKADQPADIRLNSRRLPDLLPDLVSSCRKGGGGSGSLSPLMGDIDFYHSSGYSSMGSHSLLPQEGPKKRGRKPTRPKREGPPRPRGRPRIRPMPEPYTPRGMMGEMGGTTVGGGGGFSVEGRGRGRGRGSRGRGGRREDMYMEMSGKEQEQMHHHHLHQQQSQQLQHQPQQQHEPIPPLKIKLPIGTLSSSDALLRTDSLSGTDPALSDGSVGSAPSLGLSPGPPCSTESNRSQDKNKHKSQMMSEGVDEEGLEERGDEKDSESKAGFVASFLDFLKTGKRPPGLDISPGMEHDNGETSPCKSGGLRPLSPAPPPPPPPPPPFGDGEGNGGLALGNCPSPKRVEDELKRNLETLPSFSSDEEDSVGKNQDLQKSISSAISALYDTPQLTSNIQPPLPPPPPQPQPTQAPLTPTLQPPTLSPQPAMHTPHAQPQSNEPDVLQPEDGDMDENKEEENEEERSTGEDGESDMTEEREPQLETLGAPKLEMSLPEIPPAPATPEPPSAPPSPASSSSPSHSPLPPLSLPSPLPQPEEQLENSQPSSPVAPTSPSPSPPPSATLPPPATTPPPPPPPPPPPPPTSPPPPSSTQKEESPMPSPESPASPEEPPPPKITSLHLAQKQEDAAIVGESEEDESESGGEGIFRERDEFVVRVEDIRTLKLALQTGREPPPIWRVQKALLQKFSPEIKDGQRQFCATSNYLGYFGDAKRRYQRIYVKFLENVNKKDYVRVCSRRPWRRATPALRRQSLPRMASPPATQVPQKAVEKEERVSPPIQREQREKTRTTTTKEQREKKEVPAVVPKAKEREKDREPEKEKRVQPSQEKAEKRAAAAERGRAREERKAVERKEKEKAERPPKSKPAKVKAEPPPKKRKKWLKEVPSSSDSDSSDEAASENEMPVKGGVNNRAMREMFRSYVEMLVSTALDPDMIQALEDTDDELYLPPMRKIDSILSEQKRRLLRRVSMSSQHQEVLHAYPQIIVDPLDSGVVRVRLSGDAYNRKTLNRVKKTLPKPQVDLKLSGESYRIYSLYHSLHHYKYHTFLQCKKETNTIEQAAEDPGQEEVVQQCMANQSWLDTLFSSFIELLTLSTKA; encoded by the exons ATGAATCTGATCTCAGCCCTGGAGTCCCGGGGTCCCCAGCCTCCGCCCTCAGcctcctcccttctctcccAGTTCCGCACGCCATCCTGGCAGACAG CGATGCACACGCCTGCTCCTCCAGAACTATTCATCTCTGGAGCCCTTCCTGGTTCTGgctccttcccctcctcctcagcTCTCTCAGCCTATCAGCACCCAGCATCCTTTTCCAGTCGCTCTTTCCCCACTGCCTCCCTTTCCCTCCAGGATACGCCCACGTTTAGCCCCACATCCAATGGCCTGCTCTCCCCACATGACCCCCTACTACACATCAAGGCTCCTTCCCAGTCTAGCCTGGGTTTTGATAGACTCCTGTCCTCGCAgggtgctgctgcagctgcctaTAGGGGCAGCCAAGATCCCACGGGTGCCACATCAGCCCAGGCGTCCTCTGCCAGGCATCTGCAGTCCCACCAGTTCAACCTGCTGTCATCACAGCTCCAGGACCAGTCCTCCCAGCTATACAACGCCTCCGTCTTTTCCTCAGCTCAGCCCCAGCCTCAGTCCCAGTCCCAGTCCAACTCTGCTCAGGAGCGGGCTGTGCCCCGGCAGGACAGCGTCATCAAGCACTATCAGCGGCCCACGCCTGCCCAGTCGCAACTCTCGTCCTCTGCTGCCCACTCCCTCCAGCACTACCTCAGCTGTGGAGGGGCGGGATACCAGCAGATAGCCACCCATCACAGACATGCTGGCCTTTCTTGCAGCCCGCTGGGTGACCAGAGCCCCTCATCTGACCATAAGGCCACCTCTCGCACTGAGCAGTATCGGCCAATTATTCAGCCTCCCtattcttcatcctcctcctcctcttcttcttcagccgGGAAAGGTACCAAAAGCAGCTCCAGCAGCGGCTACTCTTCTGCCAGTTCAGCGTCATCATCAAGAACTCCTCACACACCCCCCTCTGCttcctctacctcctcttcttcctcctcttcttctgccaCCTCTGGGGCTCATCCTTCCAACTCAATCCCCACCTCCAGCTCCACCGCAGCCCCTTCCAGGCAGCAGCCACCCCCTCAGCCAGCTCCACCCCCTCCGGcccctcagcagcagcagcccccTCCCACATCCACCTCAGCCCCTCAGTCTCTCCCCAAATCCTGCCTCTCAGGCTATGGTTCTCCTGTGCCCCCAGTGAAAACCCCCACCTCTGCTCTTACTGGCCAGACCCCACCCCAGCAGCAGACCCAGTCATATTCCCCCAATCAACCCCCCACTTCCCACCTGGCTCAGTCCTACGGAGGCTTCAGTTCCCCACAAGCCCAGGACCTGAGCTCAGGTACTGGTGGGAAAGGTTATGGGAGTTTAGGAGGGCGAAGTCAGTCGTACTCCACTGATATATATGGAGCTGATTCTGCGTATGGATCACTTCCATCCTCTCTGGGTGGAGCTGGAAGCCCTTCACTAGGCTACGGAGCCCCAGGTCATTCCCCAGCCCTTTTAAGATCAAGTGGTTCATCAGGTAGTGGAGCATCAGGGGGAGGAAGCAGCAGTGGTACAGGAAGTGGAAACTCTGGGTCAGGAGGAGGAGCGGGAAATAGTATGACCAAtgagagaggtggaggaggtagTGGAGGAGGGTCTTATCATATTCCAGACTCTAGCCCCTCCCCTTCAGGCAACTCAGGCATTATCCGTCCAGGGTTGCACTCGCCAGTGCCCACCTGCCCCACACAGTCTCCAGGAGGTGCTGGCTctaataaatacatttcctcAGTTCTCTCCCCGACCTTCCTAGCCTCCCCACAGGGATATCCCGACACCAGAGGCCCCAGTTCCCAACCTCAGTCCTACCATTCCACCTCCTCCAAAACAAAAGCTGACACTTCTATGCTAGGAGTTGGCTCTCAGAGATCCCAAGAAGAagtagatgatgatgatgagttcTTGATCCAGCACCTGCTGCAAGCCCAAGCAAGTCCTGGCCCTCAGGCTGCCCATCACCATCCTCAACAGTCACAACAGACATCCCAACAAACACAGCCTCAGCCCCAGTCAGTGCCACCAACCACCGATGCAGGCAAAGGGCTGAGCTATGATATGGGAAAGTCCTCTGAGGAAAGGTACCACCCTCAGAGTGTCATACGTACCCACAGTGCCACATCCTCTGCTGGAGTAGGTAATGCAGGGTCTGGAGGGTCCATCCCAGGGCTCGAAAATCAGCTGGAGATGTCACtaaagaaacaacagcaacaacatcaacaacaacaccatcatcaacagcaacaacagcagcaaaggAACGAGAGATCTGTTGGAAGCAGCAGGAGCAGTGGAGGGCGAGGCAGTGCTGAACAAGTGCATTCCCACCTCCATCACCATGACAACTTAGGCTCGGTAGTTCACTATGGGCGGGGTGACCCATACACACAACACTCCCTTGCTCCCCAACACTCGTCACATAGTCAACACGTGTCCTCACACTCACAGATACCGTCCCGCACCCAAATGGAACTCCAAAAGAAGCCACAGGAGCGTGCAGAAATCCCTTACGCTCGGAAAACGCCAGAAGTCCAGCAACAGCATTCCCAGTCTCAAGCTGCTGGCTCCCTCATGGACTCCCCCACTGATCAATCCCGCCAGCCACCACACCTGCTCCAGTCAGTGCTGTCCCACACAACCCGCAACAAACTGGAGCCTCATCAACAGCATCACAAGATGGACTCTCaccaacaacatcaacaacagcaCCACAAGATGGACTCTCATCGGCAACACCAACCACATCAGCAACACCCGAAAATGGACTCCCACCCTCAGCATCAACAGCACCAGAAGATGGACACTCATCAGCATCAGCAACACCATAAAATTGATTCTCACTCACAGCATCAACAGCACCATAAAATGGACTCTCATCCCCAACAGCAACAGCACTCCATCAGCCAACAGCAAGCTGTAATGGACAGTGCTGGTGGGAGACTTGGCTCAAGTAAACATCAGGCTCAGTCTCAGTCCCAAACTACCCAGCTCCAGCTCCAACTCCAGTCCCAGGCTTTGGAGGTGGCAGCAGCTCATTACAACCATGGGCCCCCTACACATCCGCACGAGCAAAGCCAGGTTAAACAAAGCTCAGTGGTCTCTTCTTTGGACATGCTGGAGCGCTCTCTTTCTCAGACCTCTAGCACAGACGTAGCTGTTGCAGAGGACAGACGTGGTGGAGGAGGTAGTGGGGGAAGGAGCGGAGCTAACAATGAGCGCCTCAGACAGcaacagcaggagcagcagcagaggcagcatCCATCCCACCATCAGCCACAGCAAAGCCACCACTCACAGCAACACTCCGCCTCTGAACTCCACTCCTTCCTCTCCGAGCCCGACATCGGTTTGTCCACCCCCTCTCACATGCACCATCTTTCACAGCACCAcccacagcaacagcaacaacaacaacaccccAGCTCTCAGCACCAACAAACCCATTCTCACCACCCTCACACCCAAGCCCACCCTCAGCCACAGACCCCACACCCTCACCATATACCCCCACCTTCTGCCTCAGCCCACTCACAGCCTCAGCCTGACCCTCAGCAGCCACTCTCATCCCAGCTCACCCCTCAGCAGAGCCAGCTGGACCAACAGCGCTCAGAGCAGCACCAGTTTGACACAGTCAGCCCAGTGGAGAAAGCAGACCAGAATCAACAAAGTAACCGCTTTGTGCCCCTAACGTCCATCTGCTTCCCCGACTCCCTCCTTCAGGATGAGGACCGCTCCTTTTTTCCAGGAATGGAAGACATGTTTTGTGCAGATGACTACAAGTCAAGCTGTGCAGGTGGTGGAGGACCAGGGCAGGAGGAGATGAATGAAAGCCACACTGGGCAAGAGGGAATGGATTCCATGAAAGCTGGACAGAGTGGAGGTGGAGCAGGGGGAAGTAGTGGAGCTAGCTATGACATAATGGGTCACCACGGTGGAGATCAGGGTTATGAGCAGTACTGTCATGGCCTGGAAGAACCCAGCAACAACACCATGACTCTGGACCTAGACTCCCTTAAAACCCATGAGCTGCCTTCCACTGTCAACACTGAACAGCTTGGTTTGATTCAGTCCCAGGCCCCAGCTATGGGTATGGGCTCCAATAATGCTGGCCCTAACAACTCTGGAGCTAAACTGTCCGCTGGGCCTGGAGGAACTAGTGCGGGAGCGGGTTCTGGAGGCCTCCAGTCTCCCATTTTCTGCTCATCTCGTCCCAAGAAGCTCCTCAAGTCTAGTTCTTTCCACCTTTTAAAGGAGCGCCGGGACCCCAACACACTGCCTAAGAAAAGTTACGCTCAAGAATACGAGTTTGAAGATGATGAGGATAAAGCCGACCAGCCAGCTGACATCCGGTTGAACAGCCGGAGGCTCCCAGACCTTCTGCCAGACTTGGTATCCAGCTgcagaaagggaggaggaggcagtGGATCTCTCAGCCCTTTGATGGGTGACATTGACTTCTACCACTCCTCAGGCTACTCATCTATGGGTTCACACTCTCTTCTGCCTCAGGAAGGCCCCAAGAAGAGGGGCCGAAAGCCCACTAGGCCTAAGAGAGAAGGTCCCCCTAGGCCTAGAGGCAGGCCTCGCATCCGCCCTATGCCTGAGCCCTACACCCCACGAGGAATGATGGGGGAAATGGGCGGAACAACGgtaggagggggagggggattCAGTGTGGAGGGGCGAGGTAGGGGCAGGGGCCGTGGAAGCCGAGgtagaggagggaggagggaggataTGTACATGGAAATGAGCGGGAAAGAGCAGGAGCAGATGCACCACCATCATCTCCATCAGCAGCAGTCACAGCAGCTTCAACACCAGCCCCAACAGCAACACGAGCCTATTCCACCTTTGAAG atCAAGTTACCGATTGGTACCCTGTCCTCCTCGGATGCCTTGCTGAGGACGGACTCTTTGTCTGGCACAGACCCTGCTTTGTCAGACGGCTCAGTGGGCTCAGCTCCCTCACTTGGTTTAAGCCCCGGACCTCCTTGCAGCACTGAAAGCAACAGGAGTCAGGACAAGAACAAACATAAAAGCCAGATGATGAGTGAAGGAGTGGATGAAGAAGGGCTGGAGGAAAGG GGTGATGAGAAAGACTCTGAGTCCAAGGCCGGCTTCGTTGCTTCATTCTTGGACTTCCTAAAGACCGGGAAGAGACCTCCGGGCTTGGACATCTCACCAGGAATGGAACATGACAATGGTGAAACCTCACCCTGTAAATCCGGGGGTCTGCGCCCGCTGTCTCCtgcacctcctccacctccaccaccaccacctccgtTCGGGGACGGTGAAGGGAACGGGGGTCTGGCTCTGGGCAACTGCCCCAGCCCCAAGCGCGTGGAGGACGAGCTGAAGAGGAACCTGGAGACTTTGCCGTCATTCTCCTCCGATGAGGAGGACTCAGTCGGAAAGAACCAGGACCTCCAGAAGAGCATCTCCTCAGCCATTTCTGCTCTGTACGACACTCCTCAGCTAACATCTAACATCCAACCCCCGctacctcctccacctccccagcCTCAGCCAACGCAGGCCCCTCTTACACCCACGCTGCAGCCCCCGACGCTTAGCCCTCAGCCCGCCATGCATACACCCCACGCCCAACCCCAGTCCAACGAACCTGACGTGCTCCAGCCGGAAGACGGAGACATGGATGAgaacaaggaggaggagaatgaggaggagaggagcacaggagaggatggagagagtgatatgacagaggagagagaaccACAGCTGGAAACTCTGGGTGCTCCTAAGCTTGAAA TGTCCCTCCCTGAGATCCCTCCAGCGCCAGCAACCCCCGAGCCTCCCTCTGCCCCTCCCTCTCCtgcctcatcctcctctccctctcattcccccctccctcccctctcgCTCCCCTCACCCCTGCCTCAACCAGAGGAACAACTGGAGAATTCCCAGCCTTCGAGCCCCGTCGCTCCCACATCCCCGTCTCCGTCACCTCCCCCGTCTGCCACTCTCCCTCCACCCGccaccactcctcctcctcctcctccacctcctccccctccccctccgacctcccctcctcccccgtCTTCAACTCAGAAGGAGGAGTCTCCCATGCCCTCTCCGGAGTCCCCTGCCTCTCCCGAAGAGCCCCCACCTCCCAAGATCACCTCCCTGCACTTGGCTCAGAAACAAGAAGACGCAGCCATCGTCGGAGAGAGCGAGGAGGATGAGAGCGAGAGTGGCGGGGAGGGCATCTTCAGAGAGAGGGATGAGTTTGTGGTGCGGGTGGAAGACATTCGAACTCTCAag CTGGCCCTGCAGACGGGCCGTGAGCCTCCACCCATCTGGAGAGTGCAGAAAGCCCTGCTGCAGAAGTTCAGCCCAGAGATCAAAGATGGGCAGAGACAGTTCTGCGCCACAAGCAAC TATCTTGGCTACTTTGGAGATGCCAAGAGGCGTTACCAGCGAATCTATGTCAAGTTTTTGGAGAATGTTAACAAGAAGGACTATGTCAGGGTCTGCTCTCGAAGACCTTGGCGCAGAGCCACACCTGCTCTCAG ACGCCAGTCCCTCCCCAGGATGGCTTCCCCTCCTGCTACCCAGGTGCCACAGAAAGCGgtggaaaaagaggagagagtgtCTCCACCCATCCAGCGCGAACAGCGGGAGAAAAcgagaacaacaacaacaaaagaacaacGTGAGAAGAAGGAGGTTCCAGCCGTCGTGCCCAAAGccaaggagagggagaaagacaggGAGCCCGAGAAGGAGAAGCGAGTACAGCCGTCACAGGAGAAAGCGGAGAAACGGGCTGCCGCAGCGGAACGAGGAAGGgcgagggaggagaggaaagcggtggagaggaaggagaaggaaaagGCTGAGCGCCCTCCCAAATCTAAGCCGGCCAAAGTGAAGGCAGAGCCACCGcccaagaagaggaagaagtggCTGAAGGAAGTACCCTCATCATCTGACTCAGACTCATCGGATGAAGCAGCTAGTGAGAATGAAA TGCCAGTGAAAGGCGGAGTGAACAACCGTGCCATGAGGGAGATGTTCAGGAGCTACGTGGAGATGCTGGTCAGCACAGCCTTGGACCCCGACATGATCCAAGCCCTGGAGGACACAGACG ATGAGCTGTACCTCCCTCCTATGAGGAAGATTGACAGCATCCTCAGCGAACAGAAGAGGAGGTTGTTGAGGAGAGTTAGCATGAGCTCTCAGCACCAG GAGGTCCTGCATGCGTACCCCCAGATCATTGTAGACCCCCTGGATTCAGGAGTTGTGAGGGTGCGGCTCAGCGGCGACGCTTACAACCGCAAGACCCTCAACAGAGTCAAGAAGACCCTGCCTAAACCACAggta GACCTTAAACTGTCAGGCGAGTCATATCGGATCTACAGTCTGTACCACTCCCTGCATCACTATAAGTACCACACCTTCTTACAGTGCAAGAAAGAG ACCAACACCATCGAACAGGCAGCTGAGGACCCGGGCCAAGAGGAAGTGGTGCAGCAGTGCATGGCCAACCAGAGCTGGCTGGACACCCTCTTCAGCTCCTTCATCGAGCTGCTCACACTCAGCACCAAAGCCTGA